A single region of the Streptomyces sp. ITFR-16 genome encodes:
- a CDS encoding sigma factor-like helix-turn-helix DNA-binding protein, protein MRERHAGRQRGRAQEFEAFVAGAAGRLLHTATLLTAEPAVPPGANPLAQRLLTAALARTYAGWDRLHGEDPYDRTRQDLATRFAREAWRHHRPRGGLLDRLTPQERLILVLRLYEGVPEEQTAALLGLSGDRVRAVCNRAVATMRGTRSPTVRRGPARLLGAAP, encoded by the coding sequence GCCGCGCCCAGGAGTTCGAGGCCTTCGTGGCGGGCGCGGCGGGCCGGCTGCTGCACACCGCGACCCTGCTCACCGCCGAACCCGCCGTCCCGCCCGGTGCCAACCCCCTCGCCCAGCGGCTCCTGACGGCCGCGCTGGCCCGTACGTACGCGGGCTGGGACCGGCTGCACGGCGAGGATCCGTACGACCGCACCCGGCAGGATCTCGCCACCCGGTTCGCACGGGAGGCCTGGCGCCACCACCGCCCGCGCGGCGGACTGCTGGACCGGCTGACCCCGCAGGAACGGCTGATCCTGGTCCTGCGGCTGTACGAAGGGGTGCCCGAGGAGCAGACCGCCGCGCTGCTCGGCCTCTCGGGCGACCGGGTCCGGGCGGTCTGCAACCGGGCGGTCGCCACCATGCGCGGCACCCGCAGCCCGACCGTGCGACGGGGTCCCGCCCGGCTCCTGGGGGCCGCGCCGTGA
- a CDS encoding DUF1059 domain-containing protein, with protein sequence MTRKVADCRKYPSVSNCSLTISGEEDEVLRAAAEHAVSVHEHTDGPELREQIRATLEDEKAAV encoded by the coding sequence ATGACCAGGAAAGTCGCTGACTGCCGCAAGTATCCGAGCGTGTCCAACTGCTCGCTGACGATCTCCGGCGAGGAGGACGAAGTCCTGCGGGCCGCGGCCGAACACGCCGTCTCCGTCCATGAACACACCGATGGCCCCGAGCTGCGGGAGCAGATCAGGGCCACGCTGGAGGACGAGAAGGCAGCCGTCTGA
- a CDS encoding cystathionine gamma-synthase → MSDQHSFETLAIHAGNTADPLTGAVVPPIYQVSTYKQDGVGGLRNGYEYSRSANPTRTALEENLAALEGGRRGLAFASGLAAEDCLLRTLLTPGDHVVIPNDAYGGTFRLFAKVASRWGVEFSVADTSDVAAVRAAITPRTKAVWVETPSNPLLGITDIAAVAGVARAAGARLVVDNTFASPYLQQPLALGADVVVHSTTKYMGGHSDVVGGGLIANDADLAEELAYHQNAMGAVAGPFDAWLVLRGIKTLAVRMDRHTENATKVAELLTRHPKVTQVLYPGLPEHPGHEVAAKQMKSFGGMVSFRVAGGEEAAVELCNRTRVFTLGESLGGVESLLEHPGRMTHASVAGSALEVPADLVRLSVGIENIDDLLADLTQALG, encoded by the coding sequence ATGAGCGACCAGCACAGCTTCGAGACTCTCGCGATCCACGCGGGAAACACCGCCGATCCCCTCACCGGCGCGGTGGTTCCGCCCATTTACCAGGTGTCCACGTACAAGCAGGACGGTGTGGGCGGGCTCCGCAACGGCTACGAGTACAGCCGCAGCGCCAACCCCACGCGCACCGCGCTGGAGGAGAACCTCGCCGCCCTGGAGGGCGGCCGCCGAGGGCTCGCCTTCGCGTCGGGCCTCGCCGCCGAGGACTGCCTGCTCCGTACGCTGCTGACCCCCGGCGACCACGTGGTCATCCCGAACGACGCCTACGGCGGCACGTTCCGGCTGTTCGCGAAGGTCGCCTCGCGCTGGGGCGTGGAGTTCTCGGTCGCCGACACCTCGGACGTGGCGGCGGTGCGCGCGGCGATCACCCCGCGCACCAAGGCGGTGTGGGTGGAGACCCCGTCCAACCCGCTGCTCGGCATCACCGACATCGCGGCCGTCGCCGGGGTGGCGCGGGCGGCCGGCGCGCGCCTGGTCGTCGACAACACCTTCGCCAGCCCCTACCTCCAGCAGCCGCTGGCGCTCGGCGCCGATGTGGTGGTGCACTCCACCACCAAGTACATGGGCGGCCACTCGGACGTCGTCGGCGGCGGTCTGATCGCCAACGACGCGGACCTGGCGGAGGAGTTGGCGTACCACCAGAACGCGATGGGCGCCGTCGCCGGGCCGTTCGACGCCTGGCTGGTGCTGCGCGGCATCAAGACCCTCGCCGTCCGGATGGACCGGCACACCGAGAACGCGACCAAGGTCGCCGAGCTGCTGACCCGCCACCCCAAGGTCACCCAGGTCCTCTACCCGGGCCTGCCCGAGCACCCCGGCCACGAGGTCGCCGCCAAGCAGATGAAGTCCTTCGGCGGCATGGTCTCCTTCCGGGTCGCGGGCGGCGAGGAGGCGGCGGTCGAGCTCTGCAACCGCACCAGGGTCTTCACGCTGGGCGAGTCGCTCGGCGGTGTCGAGTCGCTGCTGGAGCACCCGGGCCGGATGACGCACGCCTCGGTGGCCGGATCGGCCCTGGAGGTCCCCGCCGACCTGGTCCGGCTCTCCGTCGGCATCGAGAACATCGACGACCTGCTGGCCGACCTGACGCAGGCGCTCGGCTAG
- the msrA gene encoding peptide-methionine (S)-S-oxide reductase MsrA: MFLQRRTPQLPTPEEALRGRPTPEFTVPSRHTVLGNALLGPYPEGLEVADFALGCFWGAERKFWETEGVWTTLVGYQGGYTENPAYEEVCSGLTGHTEAVRVVYDPKAVTYNELLKLFWESHDPTQGFRQGNDVGTQYRSAVYTHSPEQEAAVKASREAYQKVLTASGHGEITTEILPAEGRTFWPAEAAHQQYLDKNPAGYCGIGGTGVSCPIGVAPAEG, translated from the coding sequence ATGTTCCTGCAACGCCGTACCCCTCAGCTCCCCACCCCGGAGGAGGCCCTGCGCGGGCGTCCGACCCCGGAATTCACCGTCCCGTCCCGCCACACGGTCCTGGGCAACGCCCTGCTGGGCCCGTATCCGGAGGGTCTGGAGGTCGCCGATTTCGCGCTGGGCTGTTTCTGGGGTGCCGAGCGCAAGTTCTGGGAGACGGAGGGCGTCTGGACGACGCTCGTCGGCTACCAGGGCGGCTACACGGAGAACCCCGCCTACGAGGAGGTCTGCTCGGGGCTGACCGGCCACACCGAGGCCGTCCGCGTCGTGTACGACCCGAAGGCGGTCACGTACAACGAGCTGCTGAAGCTCTTCTGGGAGTCGCACGACCCGACCCAGGGCTTCCGCCAGGGCAACGACGTGGGTACGCAGTACCGCTCGGCCGTCTACACCCACTCCCCCGAGCAGGAGGCGGCCGTCAAGGCGTCCCGCGAGGCGTACCAGAAGGTCCTGACGGCCTCCGGCCACGGCGAGATCACCACGGAGATCCTCCCGGCCGAGGGCCGCACGTTCTGGCCGGCCGAGGCCGCGCACCAGCAGTACCTCGACAAGAACCCGGCCGGCTACTGCGGCATCGGCGGCACGGGCGTCTCGTGCCCGATCGGCGTGGCCCCGGCCGAGGGCTGA
- a CDS encoding YrdB family protein, which translates to MGENRTDRPAIPSLSGRPWWAANEGLAFVLELVAIGCLCRWGFTAGDGLALRLLLGIGLPAAAIALWGAFAAPRARVRLPLAGVLAVKAVVLGGGALAVYGLGRPVVAVALAAVMVANTALAETFRRSPAA; encoded by the coding sequence ATGGGCGAGAACCGTACGGACCGGCCGGCGATCCCTTCGTTGAGCGGCCGCCCCTGGTGGGCCGCCAACGAGGGCCTGGCGTTCGTCCTGGAGCTGGTGGCCATCGGCTGCCTGTGCCGGTGGGGTTTCACCGCCGGCGACGGCCTCGCCCTTCGTCTGCTGCTCGGGATCGGGCTGCCCGCCGCCGCCATCGCCCTGTGGGGCGCCTTCGCCGCGCCCCGCGCCCGCGTCCGGCTGCCGCTGGCGGGCGTACTGGCGGTCAAGGCCGTGGTGCTCGGCGGCGGGGCGCTCGCGGTGTACGGGCTGGGCCGTCCGGTCGTGGCGGTGGCGCTGGCCGCGGTGATGGTGGCGAACACGGCGCTGGCGGAGACCTTCCGGCGCTCGCCCGCCGCCTGA
- the gdhA gene encoding NADP-specific glutamate dehydrogenase, whose translation MPATPDSAVAHAAANRVIEPLYAEILRRNQGEKEFHQAVREVLETLGPVLARRPEFVDARIIERICEPERQLIFRVPWADDAGDIHVNRGFRVEFSSSLGPYKGGLRFHPSVNLGIVKFLGFEQIFKNALTGMPIGGGKGGADFDPKGRTDAEIMRFCQSFMTELHRHLGEYTDVPAGDIGVGGREIGYLFGQYKRITNRYESGVLTGKGLGWGGAQARTEATGYGCVLFTAEMLRSRGESLDGQRIAVSGSGNVAIYAIEKAQQLGATVVTCSDSDGYVVDEKGVDLALLKEIKEAGRGRVAEYAERRPEAVFVPGTGVWSVPCDVALPCATQNELHEADALALVRHGVKAVAEGANMPTTPEAVRVLQEAGVAFAPGKAANAGGVATSALEMQQNASRDSWTFSHTEERLAEIMRHIHDSCYTTAERYGSPGNYVAGANIAGFELVADAMLAQGLI comes from the coding sequence ATGCCGGCCACCCCCGACTCCGCCGTTGCGCACGCCGCCGCGAACCGCGTCATCGAGCCGTTGTACGCGGAGATCCTCCGCCGCAACCAGGGCGAGAAGGAGTTCCACCAGGCCGTGCGGGAGGTCCTGGAGACGCTCGGCCCGGTGCTGGCCCGGCGGCCGGAGTTCGTGGACGCCCGGATCATCGAGCGCATATGCGAGCCGGAGCGCCAGCTCATCTTCCGGGTGCCGTGGGCGGACGACGCGGGCGACATCCACGTCAACCGGGGCTTCCGCGTCGAGTTCTCCAGCTCGCTCGGACCGTACAAGGGCGGGCTGCGCTTCCACCCGTCGGTCAACCTCGGCATCGTGAAGTTCCTCGGCTTCGAGCAGATCTTCAAGAACGCCCTCACCGGCATGCCGATCGGCGGCGGGAAGGGCGGCGCCGACTTCGACCCCAAGGGCCGCACGGACGCCGAGATCATGCGGTTCTGCCAGTCGTTCATGACCGAACTCCACCGCCACCTCGGCGAGTACACCGACGTCCCCGCCGGTGACATCGGCGTGGGCGGCCGCGAGATCGGCTACCTCTTCGGCCAGTACAAGCGGATCACCAACCGCTACGAGTCCGGCGTCCTCACCGGCAAGGGCCTCGGCTGGGGCGGTGCCCAGGCGCGTACCGAGGCCACCGGCTACGGCTGTGTCCTGTTCACCGCCGAGATGCTGCGCAGCCGGGGCGAGTCGCTCGACGGCCAGCGCATCGCCGTCTCCGGCTCGGGCAACGTCGCGATCTACGCCATCGAGAAGGCCCAGCAGCTCGGCGCGACGGTGGTGACCTGCTCCGACTCCGACGGCTACGTCGTGGACGAGAAGGGCGTCGACCTCGCCCTGCTCAAGGAGATCAAGGAGGCCGGGCGCGGCCGTGTCGCCGAGTACGCGGAACGCCGTCCCGAGGCCGTCTTCGTGCCCGGCACCGGCGTCTGGAGCGTGCCCTGCGACGTGGCGCTGCCGTGCGCCACGCAGAACGAACTCCACGAGGCCGACGCCCTGGCCCTCGTACGCCACGGGGTGAAGGCGGTCGCCGAGGGCGCCAACATGCCCACCACCCCCGAGGCCGTGCGCGTCCTCCAGGAGGCGGGTGTGGCCTTCGCCCCCGGCAAGGCGGCGAACGCCGGCGGGGTCGCCACCAGCGCCCTGGAGATGCAGCAGAACGCCTCGCGCGACTCCTGGACCTTCTCCCACACGGAGGAGCGCCTCGCGGAGATCATGCGCCACATCCACGACTCCTGCTACACCACGGCCGAGCGCTACGGCAGCCCCGGCAACTATGTGGCCGGCGCCAACATCGCGGGCTTCGAGCTGGTCGCGGACGCGATGCTGGCCCAGGGGCTGATCTGA
- a CDS encoding DUF1330 domain-containing protein → MTAYAVAHLYPEGPPSEEVLDYIERVQSTMDPYGGRFLVHNTPVELLEGDWPGGLVVIAFPGMEAARAWYASPAYRELLPLRTRNMAGDVVLVDGVAPDYDASATAGRMRAAALRETEETKETKEWDTRQG, encoded by the coding sequence ATGACCGCGTACGCCGTCGCGCACCTGTACCCCGAGGGACCGCCCAGCGAGGAGGTGCTCGACTACATCGAGCGCGTCCAGTCGACGATGGATCCGTACGGGGGCCGGTTCCTGGTCCACAACACCCCGGTCGAGCTCCTGGAGGGCGACTGGCCCGGCGGCCTGGTCGTCATCGCGTTTCCCGGCATGGAGGCCGCCCGCGCCTGGTACGCCTCGCCCGCCTACCGGGAGCTGCTGCCGCTGCGCACCCGGAACATGGCGGGCGACGTCGTCCTCGTGGACGGGGTCGCACCGGACTACGACGCCTCCGCGACGGCGGGCCGGATGCGGGCGGCGGCGCTGCGGGAGACCGAGGAGACCAAGGAGACCAAGGAGTGGGACACCCGCCAGGGGTGA
- a CDS encoding RDD family protein, producing MRRYLAVGLDCYLCLVTAGLLVRPYVDSATVPEAVALLVGPVLVLSFLNQVVLTALVGAGAGKLIMGIRVVSVPDVGRPCLVRLVRRWLYGLCWLPMQPWYGLRARLAHARGAGPVARVCEEGVLHADPVGLRQVRRSDLLAHRRAVAGRAA from the coding sequence ATGCGCCGGTACCTGGCCGTGGGGCTCGACTGCTATCTGTGCCTGGTCACCGCCGGGCTGCTGGTGCGGCCCTATGTGGACTCCGCGACCGTTCCCGAGGCCGTGGCGCTGCTGGTCGGTCCGGTGCTCGTCCTGTCGTTCCTCAACCAGGTGGTGCTGACCGCGCTCGTCGGTGCGGGCGCGGGGAAGCTGATCATGGGGATCCGGGTGGTGAGCGTGCCTGATGTGGGACGCCCGTGCCTGGTGCGGCTGGTGCGGCGCTGGCTGTACGGGCTGTGCTGGCTGCCGATGCAGCCCTGGTACGGGCTGCGCGCCCGGCTCGCCCACGCGCGGGGCGCCGGCCCGGTGGCCCGGGTCTGCGAGGAGGGCGTGCTGCACGCGGACCCGGTCGGGCTGCGCCAGGTCCGGCGCAGTGATCTGCTGGCGCACCGCCGGGCGGTCGCCGGCCGGGCGGCCTGA
- a CDS encoding ABC transporter ATP-binding protein: protein MYTLQGVTKHYTRGKSTVHALAGVDLTIEDGGRLVIQGPTGGGKSTLLQMLGGLDRPTAGSVELDGVDLAKLSEAKLTKVRAENIGFVFQSFNLIPTLTAQENVETALVPLGGKASERRRRAAEALDSVGLGERLGHLPGEMSGGQQQRVAIARALVKRPKVLLADEPTGNLDESMRDEIMEVLETLWKEHGLTFIMVTHDSSIARRAPRLATIRKGKVTITENAPA from the coding sequence ATGTACACGCTTCAGGGCGTCACCAAGCACTACACCCGCGGCAAGTCCACCGTCCACGCGCTCGCCGGCGTCGATCTGACCATCGAGGACGGCGGCCGGCTCGTCATCCAGGGCCCCACCGGCGGCGGCAAGTCCACACTGCTCCAGATGCTCGGAGGCCTGGACCGCCCCACGGCCGGCAGCGTCGAACTCGACGGCGTGGACCTCGCGAAGCTCAGCGAGGCCAAGCTCACCAAGGTGCGCGCCGAGAACATCGGCTTCGTCTTCCAGAGCTTCAACCTCATCCCGACGCTCACCGCCCAGGAGAACGTCGAGACCGCCCTCGTACCGCTCGGCGGCAAGGCGTCCGAGCGGCGCAGACGGGCCGCCGAGGCGCTCGACTCGGTCGGTCTCGGCGAACGCCTCGGCCATCTGCCCGGCGAGATGTCCGGCGGCCAGCAGCAGCGCGTCGCCATTGCCAGGGCCCTGGTCAAGCGGCCCAAGGTACTGCTCGCGGACGAGCCCACCGGCAACCTCGACGAGTCGATGCGCGACGAGATCATGGAGGTGCTGGAGACCCTGTGGAAGGAGCACGGGCTCACCTTCATCATGGTCACCCACGACAGCTCGATCGCCCGCCGCGCCCCGCGCCTCGCCACCATCCGCAAGGGCAAGGTCACCATCACGGAGAACGCCCCGGCCTGA
- a CDS encoding ABC transporter permease: protein MFFTYLRRELRRRRKAALVVASGLALGIALVIIVSSVSSGMSKAQDKVLESLYGLGTDMTVTKAAAAPGSGTERPRFEFDAKDSDDDATQSTDRVMVQGFQTLAATTVAEVDGQDGVADAVGGLSLTVMKVDGQFKRGEFKQEGGTSQGGGRGGFGGGSGQPQGEVRGGGASFDVNSYTVYGTDVTKQDLGPLTSSKITAGRAFRTTETNGKVAVVDAAYAKEKKLSVGKTVTVHGTKFSIVGVSTADSGDAAANLYIPLQRAQTLADAKDKVTTVYVKAADSQQIDSVKSAIQKNIAGTTVTTSADLADTVSGSLSTASDLASSVGKWLSVAVLIAAFLVAGLLTSSAVSRRVREFGTLKALGWKSGRVTRQVIGEALVNGLMGGVLGIAVGLAGAYAVTAVSPTLTAQLGSSAGGFGGGMRGGTAGGPGRQTAAKALDIALTAPVSLSIILIAVALAVAGGLIAGAFGGWRASRLRPADALRRVE from the coding sequence ATGTTCTTCACCTACCTCCGGCGCGAGCTGCGCCGCCGCAGAAAGGCGGCGCTCGTCGTCGCCTCGGGGCTCGCCCTCGGCATTGCGCTGGTCATCATCGTCAGCTCGGTCTCCTCGGGCATGAGCAAGGCCCAGGACAAGGTCCTGGAATCGCTGTACGGCCTGGGCACGGACATGACCGTGACCAAGGCGGCCGCCGCACCCGGATCCGGCACCGAGCGGCCCCGGTTCGAGTTCGACGCCAAGGACAGCGACGACGACGCCACCCAGAGCACGGACCGGGTCATGGTCCAGGGCTTCCAGACCCTGGCCGCCACCACCGTGGCCGAGGTGGACGGGCAGGACGGCGTCGCCGACGCCGTCGGCGGGCTCAGCCTGACCGTCATGAAGGTGGACGGGCAGTTCAAGCGCGGCGAGTTCAAGCAGGAGGGCGGTACGTCCCAGGGCGGCGGCCGGGGCGGATTCGGCGGCGGCAGCGGGCAGCCGCAGGGCGAGGTCCGGGGCGGCGGCGCCTCGTTCGACGTCAACTCCTACACGGTGTACGGCACCGACGTCACCAAGCAGGACCTCGGACCGCTGACCTCCTCGAAGATCACCGCAGGGCGTGCCTTCAGGACCACCGAGACCAACGGCAAGGTGGCCGTCGTGGACGCCGCCTACGCCAAGGAGAAGAAGCTCTCGGTCGGCAAGACGGTGACCGTCCACGGCACCAAGTTCTCCATCGTCGGCGTCTCGACGGCCGACAGCGGCGACGCGGCGGCCAACCTCTACATCCCGCTCCAGCGGGCGCAGACCCTCGCCGACGCGAAGGACAAGGTCACCACCGTCTACGTCAAGGCGGCGGACTCGCAGCAGATCGACAGCGTCAAGTCGGCCATCCAGAAGAACATCGCGGGCACGACCGTCACCACCTCGGCCGACCTCGCGGACACCGTGTCCGGCTCCCTGTCCACCGCGTCCGATCTGGCCTCCAGCGTCGGCAAGTGGCTCTCCGTCGCCGTCCTGATCGCCGCCTTCCTGGTGGCCGGACTCCTCACCTCCTCCGCCGTCAGCCGCCGCGTCAGGGAGTTCGGGACCCTCAAGGCCCTCGGCTGGAAGAGCGGCCGGGTCACCCGCCAGGTCATCGGCGAGGCCCTCGTCAACGGCCTGATGGGCGGCGTCCTCGGCATCGCGGTCGGCCTCGCCGGTGCCTACGCCGTCACCGCCGTCAGCCCCACGCTCACCGCCCAGCTCGGCTCCTCGGCCGGCGGCTTCGGCGGCGGGATGCGCGGCGGCACGGCGGGCGGTCCCGGCCGGCAGACCGCCGCCAAGGCCCTCGACATCGCGCTGACCGCGCCCGTCTCCCTCTCCATCATCCTGATCGCCGTCGCCCTGGCCGTGGCGGGCGGGCTGATCGCGGGCGCCTTCGGCGGCTGGCGCGCCTCCCGGCTGCGCCCCGCCGACGCGCTGCGCCGCGTCGAATAA
- a CDS encoding Ig-like domain-containing protein: MEKRVMTDSKRRRGLMAASALLGGVLVLTACSDDGDKGGPSPESSKSQAADVDKAAAQETSEAQIAIAPKNGATNASINNAAKVTVTKGKLTVVTMTTAAGESVKGTLSADGTSWKPDAQLERSTTYKISATAQDSKGREAHENSSFTTVSPANSFIGNFTPEDGSTVGVGMPVSINFNKAITDKKAVQDGITVTSSSGQQVVGHWFNAQRLDLRPEDYWQGGSTVTLKLALDGVEGADGVYGVQQKTVTFKIGRNQVSTVDAKTHTMTVTRDGKTIKTIPISAGSSDNPTYNGQMVISEKFKETRMDGSTVGFTDDDGKGEYDIKDVPHAMRLSTSGTFIHGNYWGAKSIFGSANTSHGCVGLSDTKGAGDPNAPAAWFYNNSMIGDVVIVKNSPDKTIQPDNGLNGWNLSWAQWTAPAA, translated from the coding sequence ATGGAGAAGCGTGTGATGACGGACAGCAAGCGGCGCAGGGGCCTCATGGCCGCGTCCGCACTGCTCGGCGGCGTGCTGGTGCTCACGGCCTGCAGCGACGACGGCGACAAGGGCGGTCCCAGCCCCGAGAGCTCGAAGTCCCAGGCAGCCGATGTGGACAAGGCGGCGGCCCAGGAGACCTCGGAGGCGCAGATAGCGATCGCGCCGAAGAACGGGGCGACCAACGCGAGCATCAACAACGCGGCCAAGGTCACCGTCACCAAGGGCAAGCTGACCGTCGTCACGATGACCACCGCGGCCGGGGAGAGCGTCAAGGGCACCCTCTCCGCCGACGGCACCAGCTGGAAGCCGGACGCCCAGCTGGAGCGCTCGACGACGTACAAGATCAGCGCGACGGCACAGGACTCCAAGGGCCGCGAGGCCCACGAGAACTCCTCCTTCACCACCGTCTCGCCCGCCAACAGCTTCATCGGGAACTTCACCCCCGAGGACGGCTCCACCGTCGGCGTCGGCATGCCCGTCTCGATCAACTTCAACAAGGCGATCACGGACAAGAAGGCCGTCCAGGACGGCATCACCGTGACCTCCAGCAGCGGCCAGCAGGTCGTCGGCCACTGGTTCAACGCACAGCGTCTCGACCTGCGCCCCGAGGACTACTGGCAGGGCGGCTCCACCGTCACGCTGAAGCTGGCCCTCGACGGCGTCGAGGGCGCCGACGGCGTCTACGGCGTGCAGCAGAAGACGGTCACCTTCAAGATCGGCCGCAACCAGGTCTCGACGGTGGACGCCAAGACGCACACCATGACCGTCACCCGGGACGGCAAGACGATCAAGACCATCCCGATCTCGGCCGGTTCGTCGGACAACCCGACGTACAACGGCCAGATGGTGATCTCCGAGAAGTTCAAGGAGACCCGGATGGACGGATCGACGGTCGGCTTCACGGACGACGACGGCAAGGGCGAGTACGACATCAAGGACGTGCCGCACGCCATGCGGCTGTCCACGTCGGGCACCTTCATCCACGGCAACTACTGGGGCGCCAAGTCGATCTTCGGCAGCGCCAACACCAGCCACGGCTGCGTCGGCCTCTCCGACACCAAGGGCGCCGGTGACCCCAACGCCCCGGCCGCGTGGTTCTACAACAACTCCATGATCGGCGACGTGGTCATCGTCAAGAACTCCCCGGACAAGACCATCCAGCCCGACAACGGCCTCAACGGCTGGAACCTCAGCTGGGCCCAGTGGACGGCCCCCGCGGCCTGA
- the hutH gene encoding histidine ammonia-lyase — MDMHTVVVGTSGTTAQDVIAVARGNARVELSAAAVSALAAAREIVDALAAKPEPVYGVSTGFGALASRHISPELRAQLQRNIVRSHAAGMGPRVEREVVRALMFLRLKTVASGHTGVRPEVAQTMADVLNAGITPVVHEYGSLGCSGDLAPLSHCALTLMGEGDAEGPDGTVRPAGELLAAHGITPVELREKEGLALLNGTDGMLGMLVMAIADLQNLYTSADITAALSLEALLGTEKVLAPELHAIRPHPGQGASAGNMARVLAGSGLTGHHQDDAPRVQDAYSVRCAPQVNGAGRDTLAHARLVAERELAAAVDNPVVLRGDTSRSDGVESGGGRVESNGNFHGAPVAYVLDFLAIVAADLGSITERRTDRLLDKNRSHGLPPFLADDAGVDSGLMIAQYTQAALVSEMKRLAVPASADSIPSSAMQEDHVSMGWSAARKLRTAVDNLARIVAVELYAATRAIELRAAQGLTPAPASLAAVEALRAAGVEGPGPDRFLSPDLAAADAFVRAGGLVSAVEPVTGPLA, encoded by the coding sequence ATGGATATGCATACAGTCGTGGTGGGGACGTCCGGTACCACCGCTCAGGACGTCATCGCCGTGGCCCGCGGCAACGCCCGTGTCGAGCTCTCCGCCGCCGCGGTGAGCGCCCTGGCCGCCGCGCGCGAGATCGTGGACGCGCTCGCCGCCAAGCCCGAGCCGGTCTACGGCGTCTCGACCGGATTCGGGGCTCTGGCCAGCCGCCACATCAGCCCGGAGCTGCGCGCCCAGCTCCAGCGCAACATCGTCCGCTCGCACGCCGCAGGCATGGGCCCGCGCGTCGAGCGCGAGGTCGTCAGGGCGCTGATGTTCCTGCGGCTGAAGACCGTCGCCTCCGGCCACACGGGCGTGCGGCCCGAGGTCGCGCAGACCATGGCCGACGTGCTGAACGCCGGGATCACCCCGGTCGTCCACGAGTACGGCTCGCTCGGCTGCTCCGGCGACCTGGCCCCGCTCTCGCACTGCGCGCTGACCCTGATGGGCGAGGGCGACGCGGAGGGCCCCGACGGGACCGTCCGCCCGGCCGGCGAACTGCTCGCCGCGCACGGCATCACCCCGGTCGAGCTGCGCGAGAAGGAGGGCCTCGCCCTCCTCAACGGCACCGACGGCATGCTCGGCATGCTCGTGATGGCCATCGCCGACCTGCAGAACCTCTACACCTCGGCCGACATCACCGCGGCCCTCTCCCTGGAGGCCCTGCTCGGCACCGAGAAGGTCCTCGCCCCCGAGCTGCACGCCATCCGCCCGCACCCGGGCCAGGGCGCCAGCGCCGGCAACATGGCGCGGGTGCTGGCCGGTTCGGGCCTGACCGGCCATCACCAGGACGACGCCCCGCGCGTCCAGGACGCCTACTCGGTGCGCTGCGCGCCCCAGGTCAACGGCGCAGGCCGGGACACCCTCGCGCACGCCCGCCTCGTCGCCGAACGCGAACTCGCCGCCGCCGTGGACAACCCCGTGGTGCTGCGAGGGGACACCTCCCGCTCGGACGGAGTTGAGAGTGGGGGAGGGCGGGTCGAGTCCAACGGCAACTTCCACGGGGCGCCGGTCGCGTACGTCCTGGACTTCCTGGCGATCGTCGCCGCCGACCTCGGCTCGATCACCGAGCGGCGCACCGACCGGCTGCTGGACAAGAACCGTTCGCACGGGCTGCCGCCGTTCCTCGCCGACGACGCCGGGGTGGACTCCGGTCTGATGATCGCCCAGTACACCCAGGCCGCCCTGGTCAGCGAGATGAAGCGGCTCGCCGTCCCCGCGTCGGCGGACTCGATCCCCTCGTCCGCGATGCAGGAGGACCACGTCTCGATGGGCTGGTCGGCGGCGCGCAAGCTCCGTACCGCCGTCGACAACCTCGCCCGGATCGTCGCCGTCGAGCTGTACGCGGCGACCCGCGCGATCGAGCTGCGGGCCGCGCAGGGGCTGACCCCGGCGCCCGCCTCGCTGGCCGCCGTCGAGGCGCTGCGGGCGGCCGGTGTCGAGGGCCCGGGGCCCGACCGCTTCCTCTCGCCCGACCTGGCCGCCGCGGACGCCTTCGTGCGCGCCGGCGGGCTGGTCTCCGCCGTGGAGCCGGTCACGGGCCCGCTGGCCTGA